The Methanobrevibacter sp. V74 genome includes the window CAAGAGTGATTCTTGCTCTGAAACCACTTTTAATAGAAGTAACAACAGCTTTTGCATGTCTGTCTTCAGGTTCATCAAAACGCTCAAGAATAATTTTATTTGGAGCGATTTCTTCCATTGTAACAACAGCTCTTTCAGAACCATTTACAATAAAGTATCCTCCTAAATCTTGAGGGTCTTCATGTTTCTCAATTAATTCTTCACGACCAAGTCCATTGAGATGGCAAATGTCAGATTTAAGCATGACCGGTAATTCACCAATGTATACTTCTTCAAGTTCATTATCTTCTCCTTCTCCATTTAAAGCCATTTCAAGGTACATGTCTGCAGAATAGTTTAAATTTCTAAGTCTCGCTTCAGTTGGATCGATTTCACTATAAGAACCGTCCGCCTCTTTATTTGATGGTTTTTCAATACGTACTTTACCAGTTTTTAAAGTGTATTTACCATCATCTAAAGTGATAGGTTCGGTAATATCAATGATATTTTGAATTCTATTATTCACAAAATCATTGTATGACTTAATATGATGATCCACTAAATCATATTTGTCAAAAAATGCATCAACTAATTTCCAATTATTCTCTGTCATGGATATCCTCCAGCAATTACGTACGCAATAAAAATAATTAACTAAATAAAAATAAAATTCAATTAGGATTAAACCTAAGTTTAACTAATTCATTTAATCATTATTCTTAATTTACTCATAACTATCTCCCATTAAGATAATTCCTCTCAAACTAAGTTCAAATTTATTATAATGAATTTCTAAAAAAACAAAAAAATACAGAAATTATACTATATTAAATTTCACAACTCTAAATTTATATAAAAACGATTAATCTTCTACAATCCTATAGGTTACAAATACCCCAGCGGTTTGACTTTCACGAGTTATTCTTAAAATATTTCCAGGTTCAGCACCAATAGCTTTCACAACAGGGTCATCAGATTTAATTTTAGGAAGATCTTTAAAATCATAATCTACTTCGCTAAATTCATCTGAAATTTCACCATCAGTCATGATTTCATGCTTTGGTACAAGCATATGGTCTTGAATATCAATTTTCAAATTTTTTCCTCCAGATAGAAAAGTTAAAATATAAAATTAGAACAGGCCTGACGGGAATTGAACCCGCGGCCGCTTGGTTAAAAGCCAAGCGCTCTGCCAGACTGAGCTACAGGCCTATATGATATATTCACTATTTAGATATGAGCGCCCTGGCCGGGATTTGAACCCGAGTCGCGGGCTCGACAGGCCCACATGATAGCCCCTACACCACCAGGGCATATCCTCAAATAGTAATAATACACTAACAATTAATATAATTTTCATTATATATAAATGTTTTGGAAAAATCACATTTTTTTACAAAAATACATATGATTTCAAATAAATAAATTGAAATCCCGCCTGCCGGACTTGAACCAGCAACATTTGGATCTACAGTCCAACGCTCTGCCAAATTGAGCTAAGGCGGGACAATGGGTCCGCCCGGATTTGAACCGGAGTCTCAGGCTCCCAAAGCCCAAAGGATCGACCAAGCTACCCTACGGACCCACATACAATATGTACGTGGACAACATACTAATAGTAATATATTTTTATAAGTATATAAACATTTCGATAATTTAACCTATATTCTATAAAAAACATGCATATAAAAATTATTAATTAAAAGCCCCGGACGGGAATTGAACCCGCGACCACGAGATTACAAGTCTCGCGCTCTACCAGACTGAGCCACCGAGGCAAGATGTTAATATTATAGAACACTATAATTTATCTTAGAAGTTATTTAAATACTTTACTATAAATGTACCATTTTCATTAAAATTTAAATATTAAAAAATTTATAATTAATAATCATGATAAATAACAAAAACGATTTACTTAATAAAATAGATACCACATTGAAAAATATTAAAGAAAAAAATGCATTGACCCATTGTATAACTAATTCAGTTACTATTAATGATTGTGCAAATGCAGTTCTTGCAATTGGCGGATCCCCATTTATGGCAGAAGATAGCGAAGAACTTGAAGAAGTAGTAACAATAGCCGACGTATTAGTGATCAATATTGGAAAATTAAGTAAGGATCAAATTGAATCAATGAATATAAGTTCAAAAACAGCAAATAAAACCAATACTCCAATAATTTTAGACCCCGTAGGGGTTGGAGTAACAGAACTTAGAAACAAAACAACACTTGATTTAATTGAAAACTATGAAATTACTGCAATACGTGGAAATATAAGTGAAATAAAAGCAATAGCTAAATTGGTGGGAGTATTAGATGAAAGCAACACTGCAAAAGGTGTTGATGTTAATGCTGATGACATAATTACTGAAAAAAACTTAAAAGCAAATGGAGATTTAATATGCACACTTGCAAAAAAATTAAATACAGTGATTTTAGCAAGTGGCCCTCTTGATATCTTAAGTGACGGTACAACAACTGTCGTAATTGACAATGGAGATGAAATGATGGCATTGATCACTGGAAGTGGGTGTATGTTATCATCAATTGTTGGAAGTTGCATTGGAGGATCAAATGCCTTTGATGGAAGTCTTGTCGCAATTTTGGCTATGAATATTGCTGGTGAAAAAGCAAAGGCAAAAGTAGATGAAAAAAATGAAGGAACCGGATCATTTAGAGCATATTTAATTGATTATCTCTACAAAACAAACAGTGAAACTTTAGTAAATGAAGCAAATATCAAGATATTATGAAAAACCTAAATTTATCACTATACCTTGTCACAGATGAAAACGATGATGAAGAAAAATTCCTAAAAACTATTGAAGATGCAATTAACGGCGGAGTTAGTGTAGTCCAAATTAGAGAAAAAACAAAAGATACCTTAGACTTTTATAATTTAGCCTTAAAAGTTAAAGAGATTACTGCAAAATATAATGTGCCGTTAATTATCAACGATAGAGTTGATGTGGCATTAGCAATTGATGCTGATGGAGTTCATATTGGACAATCAGATATGCCCTGTGATGTTACCCGTAAATTAGTAGGTCCAAATAAAATTGTAGGAGTTTCCGCCGCCACTATTGATGAAGCTAAAAAAGCCGAAAAAGATGGTGCGAATTATATTGGAACTGGAGCAGTATTTCCAACTGCAACAAAAGATGATGCTCCAAAAATAACAAAAAAGGATTTAAAAGAAATTGTAGAATCAATTAATATTCCCGTAGTGGCTATTGGAGGAATAACCTTAGATAATGCTTCTGAACTAACCAATACTGGAATAAAAGGACTATCTGTTGTAAGTGCAATTATGAGCTCTGATAATCCTAGAGAATCTGCAGAAAAACTATTAAATATTTTTAATAGTTAATCTTTACTATTTTTTAGAGCTTCAACAGCAGCTAATTTTTTACCTGCCAACATGCTAATACAAGCTCCGCCACCACTGCTTACATGGCTCATTTGATCTTCACAACCCAGTCCGGCAGTAGCGGCTGCAATATGCCCTCCACCGATAAGTGAAAAACCTTCTGAAGATGCAATAGCATTAACTAAATCTTCGGTACCCATTGCAAAATCAGGATCTTCAAATACTCCTGCAGGACCATTAGCAAATATAGTTTTAGCATTTCTTATTTCTTTAGCATAATACTCAATTGTTTTAACACCAATATCAAATATGGATTCATTTGGAATTTCGGCAGAATCAATATCTACCCTATTTCCACCAATATTGCATGCAACATCAACAGGATATTTTACCTTATTGCCAAATCTATCAATCAACTCTTTTGATTTAGCGAGCATATCCTCATATCCCCTATTTATAATAAATTTTTTATTAACTTCACCAATATCTACACCTGATGCCCACAAAACAATGTTTCCAACAATACCTGTTGTTAAAATTGAATCAGCAGTTCCATTGCTTAAAACATTTTCCATAACTTCAATGGAATCATCAGGTTTCATTCCGCCCAATAAGAACACACAGGGATGTTCGACATTATCAAGGGCATCCTGAATTATAGTTAATTCTTTTTCCATGACCCTGCCTGCTGCAGAAGGAGTATCTACAGTAAAACCAACCAATGATGCTTGAGAACGGTGAGCTGCTGCAAATGCATCATTTATAAAATAATCAATTAATGGAGATAAATTACGTATGATTAATGACTTTGATTGTTCTTCTGGAGTTCTGGAAAGGGTTTCTTCAGAAAAAAATCTTGCATTTTCAAGTAAAAGAATTTCATGAGGTTTTAAAGATTTAATTGCTTCTTTTGCAGAATTTGAAAACAATGCGTCTATATATTTAACCCTCAAGTTTAAAATATCAGATAGAGCATCAGCATGTTGAGATAAAGTTGTGAAATCCTGTTTACCCGGACGTGACTGATGGGCAAGCAATACAACTTTAGCACCTTTATTTGATAATTCTTTAATAGTTTGAGCATGTAATTTTAATCTAGTATCATCTAAAATAATTCCAGAACCCGGATCCACAGGCGAGTTAATATCAATTCTCACAAGGACTGTTTTATTTTCAACATCAAAATCATCTATCGTATTAAATTCTTTAACCATTTTTTCACTCTATAATTTACTAACCAAATCAAGTAATGCATCTTTTGGACTTTCCGCTTTAATTATCCCAGATGCAAGTAATACTCCATCAGCACTTAAATCCATAGCCGCTTTCATATCCTCGCCAGTTGTAATGCCCGCACCACATAACACTTTAACATTCTTATTAATTGCTTTAACTTCTTTTACAGTATCTTCAACAACTTCAGGTTGAGCCTGAGATACTGGAATTCCAGTGCCAATGAGTTCTGGCGGTTCCACAGCAACAGCATCCGGAGTAAGAGTAGCCACTGCTTTTGAAGTTTCTAAATTATTTGTACAAACACATGATTCAATTTCATTTTCTCTGCACAATTTTACTACTTCAGCAATATCCGCCAATTTCATTCTTTGTTCTGAATGATTAATTAGTGACCCGCTGATTCCAGCTTCAATTAAAGTGCTAATTAAATTAGATCCAGTATGGCCCCCTGGAGAAACAGCATCAATGTGTTGAGCAAAAAGAGGTAATGAAGTTTCTTCACTAATTCTATAAATATCTGCAGATTGTGGAACTGCAACCATAGCAATTCCAGATTCATTAGAAGCACTTTCCAAGTCATGTGCCAGTTCTAAAGCATTTAACCCACTTGATTCCAAATAAGTTTTATAATTTAATATTACAATTGGAGTGTCCATAATAATCCCACAATAACTTTTTATTAATTAAATATTTAGAAAACATTATTAAATAAATTTTTGATTAATTAATATCACTTGAGATAAATCAACATGTTCTTGATTAATAACACTAAATAAAAAAATTTGCCAATAAGCAGCTGCAGATTTCATATTGTCCCGAACTTGGTTTTAAAATCATATAATCATTTTATACTTCAAATAGCGTTTAAATATAAAATTAAACCTGTGCTTTTTAAATAATCTGTTTTGCAAAATCAAGATGATAAATGAGATGACTGAAACAATTAATGAATTCCTGAGGATTTGGAATCATATCATATTCCCAATTCCGGACAATTGATATTTTAACTTCAAAGATTAATTTAACTTCTTCAAGCATTAATACCTTATTATTTACATTAGCAGTGATAATGCCCTCTGGAGAGTTATTAGATATTCCAATTGCCAGCATTATTGCCTGTTGAACAACATATGAATTTTTAGATTCTAAAATATTATTAAGCAAATCACAGGCCCAATTTTTGTGTAAAATTTCTAATTAATGAATTTTTAACTTAAAGAGTTGATTTTACACCATAATATTCCTTTGGCAAGCCTTCCACATATCTTCCACTAGAAATTTTATAAAATAAATGTTCATATGACGGGAATTTTTTTGAATAATAAGAGAATAATTTTTCTGGATTTTTACAACATAATCCCATAGCAGTTACTATTTAACTTAAACATGTGAATATATTTAATTAAATAAAGTAAATTTTGTTCAATATGTGTAATATTGCAATCATATAAAATTGTATATACTAGCAAATCCAAAGTTAAACTTGATTTTATGTCATTTGATAAAAGCCAAATAGAAAAATTAGAAAAAAGTGGATATCGCTTTGTGGGTAGACATGGTCATACCGCAGTTAAAACATGCCACTGGACCCGTCAAAGTATAGTTGATAAAGGAGTTTGTTATAAAGAAAAATTCTATGGAATTCAATCTCATAGATGCCTCCAGATGTCTCCTGCTGTACCAAACTGTCAACAAGAATGTGAATTTTGCTGGAGGGATTTAACCTATACCCAAACGACTTGGGAAGATGATGACTATGATGAACCAAAAGTCATAGTGGATGAGGCAATTAAAGCTCAAAATAATTTATTATGCGGTTTTTATGGAAATGACAAGGCAAATAAGAAAAAATTAGAAGAACTTAAAAAACCAACTAATGCTGCAATATCCCTTGCAGGAGAACCTACGCTTTATCCTAAAATTGATGAACTAATAGGCGAATTTAATCGTCGTGATTTTACAACATTTGTTGTAAGCAATGGCCAATGTGTAGACCGATTAAGAAATCTAGAAAATGATCCATACCAACTATACCTTTCATTAGATGCACCTAATGAGAAAACATTTAATGATGTATGTCGGCCTAGAATAAATGGTGCTTGGAGCAATTTAAATGAATCACTTGAAACATTATCTAGTTTTGACTCCCGTACATGTATAAGAAATACATGTGTTAAAGGAAAAAATATGGAAAACCCTGAAGATTATGGGAAATTAATAAAAAAAGCTGATCCTGATTATGTGGAAGTGAAAGCATATATGTGTGTCGGCTCATCACGTGACCGTTTAACTTTAGACAATATGCCGACATTTGATGAAGTCAAAAATTTTGCTTCTAAGCTAGTGGATGCTTGTGGCAAAGAAATAGTAAATGAATCTGAAATTAGTCGAGTTGTACTGCTCGAATAAAACACAGATTACATCTAACTCCTTAAGTGTTAATGATTTTTTAATAGCAAATTAACTTGTTTCTTGTTTTAATTCATTGCAAATATCAACTGCTTTTTTGGCTGCTTTTTCCATAGAGATTTCATAGGAAATTCCAGCTTCTTCCAAAATCCTTTGGCCTTCCTCTTCATTAGTCCCAGTCAATCTAATGACAATTGGCACTTTACGTTCAACATTTTCTAAAGCTTTAATTACACCACGAGCAACATCATCCGCTTTAGTAATGCCTCCTAAAACATTTAAAAAGACCACTTTAACTGGATGATAATTTAAAACTATGTTTAAAGCTTGATTGATAATCTGTTCTGATGCTCCACCACCAATATCTAAAAATGTTGCTGGTTCCCCTCCATTAAGCTTAATCATGTCCATGGCAGTTAATGTTAAACCTGCACCATTACCTATTACCGCAATATTGCCGTCTAGCTGGACAAAATCAACGGCCTTTTTTTTATAATGTAACCTTTCAACCAAATCCTGATGCCTGTATAAAGAATCGTTTTCAACAACTAACTTAGCATCGGCAGCTATTAAACCATCAGGAGTCAATACCAATGGATTAATCTCAGCGGTATCCGCATCATATTTATCAAATACATTATACAGTTTCCAAATAATATCTCCCAGCTGAGAGATTAAATTTGATTCAACACCCATCTGACGTGCAATTTCACGTGCTTCATAAGGCAAGAATTCAAGCAAAGGATCCGGATAATATTTGATAATTTTTTCAGGATGGTTTTTGGCTAGGTTTTCAATCTCAATCCCGCCTTCTTTACTTGCTAAAATAACCGGCCTTCTAGCGCCCCTATCAATAGATACAGTTACAAAATATTCATTGAATATTACAGCTCTTTCCTCTATTAAAAGATGCTTTACCTTTTCACCTTTAATTTCCATTCCTAAAACTTCATCAGCAACTTTTAAAGCTTCACCTGGATTATTAGCGAATTTGACTCCACCAACTTTACCTCTACCTCCAGTTAAAACTTGTGCCTTTATAACAACTGGAACATTCATTTCCGAATAAATCGACATTGCCTCTTCAGGAGAATAAGCAACATGGCCTTCCAGAACAGGAATGCCTTCCTGATTAAAAATTTGTTTTGCTACATTTTCAAAAAATTTCATTATATACACCTAATTATACTAAAGCATATCCGGCTTCAAAAGCTTTGATATTCTTTTCCTCGGTTCCGGCAGGAACACTATCTTCAATAGCTTTCATAGCTGCTTGTTTAGATATAACTTCAGTAATTTTTGCAATAGCTCCAACCATAACAATATTCGCTACAATTTTAAGACCAATTTCATCAGTAGCTGTTTTGGTTGCTGGAGCTTCATAAACTTCAATATTATGTTCATCAATGAACTCGCGAACATCCTCAACATCAGTTGTTCCCGGATCAACAATTAATGTTCCATTATCTTTTAAATCCACAATATATTTAATTAAAGCCTCATTAGACATTGCGATTAAAATATCTGGATTTTGAACTTTAGGATAATCAATTTCTGTATCACTTATAACAACTTCGCATTTAGAAGCTCCACCACGAGCTTCAGGCCCATAGGATTGGGTTTGAACAGCTTCTTTTTCATCGAATAGGCTTGCAGATTTACCTAAAATAATGCCTGCAAGAATTACTCCCTGACCTCCAAATCCTCCAATTCTAATTTCAGTTCTCATATTATTCTCCTAAAATTCTGTTTCAAATGCAGAATTGATAAGAGTTTTCTTACCTGATTTTTCTACACTTAATTTATCAATATTCTCTGTAAATTCATCTTTTGTGTAATCTGCAAATTTTCCAACTACGATTTTGCCTTCCAATTCTTTTGGTCTCATCCTATCTGCAGCTGATTTAAATACAGTGTTTGCTTTCATTACTGCAGCCATTGCAGTAGGGGTTTTAAGTTTATTTTTACGACCAAAATATGTTGGACATTGGGTTGCAACTTCAATAAATGAAAAACCGGGATTTTCCAATCCCTCTTTAATTGAAAGAATTAAGTTGTCCAATTGAACTGTTGTCCATCTTGCAGAATAACTTGCACCAGATGCTGCAACAAGTTCAGCTAAATTAAATGGAGTATCTGGATTACCATAAGGAGCAGT containing:
- a CDS encoding DNA-directed RNA polymerase subunit H, with translation MKIDIQDHMLVPKHEIMTDGEISDEFSEVDYDFKDLPKIKSDDPVVKAIGAEPGNILRITRESQTAGVFVTYRIVED
- a CDS encoding phosphoglycerate kinase, giving the protein MVKEFNTIDDFDVENKTVLVRIDINSPVDPGSGIILDDTRLKLHAQTIKELSNKGAKVVLLAHQSRPGKQDFTTLSQHADALSDILNLRVKYIDALFSNSAKEAIKSLKPHEILLLENARFFSEETLSRTPEEQSKSLIIRNLSPLIDYFINDAFAAAHRSQASLVGFTVDTPSAAGRVMEKELTIIQDALDNVEHPCVFLLGGMKPDDSIEVMENVLSNGTADSILTTGIVGNIVLWASGVDIGEVNKKFIINRGYEDMLAKSKELIDRFGNKVKYPVDVACNIGGNRVDIDSAEIPNESIFDIGVKTIEYYAKEIRNAKTIFANGPAGVFEDPDFAMGTEDLVNAIASSEGFSLIGGGHIAAATAGLGCEDQMSHVSSGGGACISMLAGKKLAAVEALKNSKD
- the thiM gene encoding hydroxyethylthiazole kinase — translated: MNNKNDLLNKIDTTLKNIKEKNALTHCITNSVTINDCANAVLAIGGSPFMAEDSEELEEVVTIADVLVINIGKLSKDQIESMNISSKTANKTNTPIILDPVGVGVTELRNKTTLDLIENYEITAIRGNISEIKAIAKLVGVLDESNTAKGVDVNADDIITEKNLKANGDLICTLAKKLNTVILASGPLDILSDGTTTVVIDNGDEMMALITGSGCMLSSIVGSCIGGSNAFDGSLVAILAMNIAGEKAKAKVDEKNEGTGSFRAYLIDYLYKTNSETLVNEANIKIL
- the sucC gene encoding ADP-forming succinate--CoA ligase subunit beta, producing MKFFENVAKQIFNQEGIPVLEGHVAYSPEEAMSIYSEMNVPVVIKAQVLTGGRGKVGGVKFANNPGEALKVADEVLGMEIKGEKVKHLLIEERAVIFNEYFVTVSIDRGARRPVILASKEGGIEIENLAKNHPEKIIKYYPDPLLEFLPYEAREIARQMGVESNLISQLGDIIWKLYNVFDKYDADTAEINPLVLTPDGLIAADAKLVVENDSLYRHQDLVERLHYKKKAVDFVQLDGNIAVIGNGAGLTLTAMDMIKLNGGEPATFLDIGGGASEQIINQALNIVLNYHPVKVVFLNVLGGITKADDVARGVIKALENVERKVPIVIRLTGTNEEEGQRILEEAGISYEISMEKAAKKAVDICNELKQETS
- the twy1 gene encoding 4-demethylwyosine synthase TYW1, which codes for MSFDKSQIEKLEKSGYRFVGRHGHTAVKTCHWTRQSIVDKGVCYKEKFYGIQSHRCLQMSPAVPNCQQECEFCWRDLTYTQTTWEDDDYDEPKVIVDEAIKAQNNLLCGFYGNDKANKKKLEELKKPTNAAISLAGEPTLYPKIDELIGEFNRRDFTTFVVSNGQCVDRLRNLENDPYQLYLSLDAPNEKTFNDVCRPRINGAWSNLNESLETLSSFDSRTCIRNTCVKGKNMENPEDYGKLIKKADPDYVEVKAYMCVGSSRDRLTLDNMPTFDEVKNFASKLVDACGKEIVNESEISRVVLLE
- a CDS encoding 2-oxoacid:ferredoxin oxidoreductase subunit gamma gives rise to the protein MRTEIRIGGFGGQGVILAGIILGKSASLFDEKEAVQTQSYGPEARGGASKCEVVISDTEIDYPKVQNPDILIAMSNEALIKYIVDLKDNGTLIVDPGTTDVEDVREFIDEHNIEVYEAPATKTATDEIGLKIVANIVMVGAIAKITEVISKQAAMKAIEDSVPAGTEEKNIKAFEAGYALV
- the tpiA gene encoding triose-phosphate isomerase, which codes for MDTPIVILNYKTYLESSGLNALELAHDLESASNESGIAMVAVPQSADIYRISEETSLPLFAQHIDAVSPGGHTGSNLISTLIEAGISGSLINHSEQRMKLADIAEVVKLCRENEIESCVCTNNLETSKAVATLTPDAVAVEPPELIGTGIPVSQAQPEVVEDTVKEVKAINKNVKVLCGAGITTGEDMKAAMDLSADGVLLASGIIKAESPKDALLDLVSKL
- the thiE gene encoding thiamine phosphate synthase; this encodes MKNLNLSLYLVTDENDDEEKFLKTIEDAINGGVSVVQIREKTKDTLDFYNLALKVKEITAKYNVPLIINDRVDVALAIDADGVHIGQSDMPCDVTRKLVGPNKIVGVSAATIDEAKKAEKDGANYIGTGAVFPTATKDDAPKITKKDLKEIVESINIPVVAIGGITLDNASELTNTGIKGLSVVSAIMSSDNPRESAEKLLNIFNS